Proteins from a single region of Geothrix sp. PMB-07:
- a CDS encoding cyclic 2,3-diphosphoglycerate synthase, with translation MATRRVVILGAAGRDFHNFNTVYRDNPDYQVVAFTATQIPDIAGRKYPAVLAGKLYPQGIPIFDESELVDVIKREKPDVAVFSYSDVTHETVMHLASLCIAHGVDFELLGADKTMIKSKVPVIAITAVRTGAGKSQTTRYISNILKSLGKKVVAIRHPMPYGDLAAQACQRFAAYSDLDLHKCTIEEREEYEPHIDNGFVIYSGVDYEQIIRSAEKEADVILWDGGNNDLPFYTCDLHIVIADPLRPGHESIYHPGEANFRRADVIVINKCDSAKELDIKGIEAAAAKLNPKAVVIRANSPVTCTKPEMVKGKSVLVIEDGPTLTHGSMTYGAGVVAAKNCGAGRIVDPMPYAVASIAATYRKYPNAQGILPAMGYGEAQIKDLENTIEATPCDVVLSATPIDITRVLKVNKPMLRATYDLAEVKPGQLEVEVKKALAK, from the coding sequence ATGGCGACACGACGCGTGGTGATCCTGGGAGCCGCGGGACGCGACTTCCACAACTTCAATACGGTGTACCGGGACAACCCGGACTACCAGGTGGTGGCCTTCACCGCCACCCAGATCCCAGACATCGCCGGGCGCAAATACCCTGCTGTGCTGGCCGGAAAGCTCTACCCCCAGGGCATTCCCATTTTCGATGAGTCCGAGCTGGTGGACGTCATCAAGCGTGAGAAGCCCGACGTGGCAGTGTTCTCCTATTCCGACGTGACCCATGAGACGGTCATGCACCTGGCGAGCCTCTGCATCGCGCATGGCGTGGACTTTGAACTGCTGGGCGCGGACAAGACCATGATCAAGTCCAAGGTGCCGGTCATCGCCATCACCGCCGTCCGCACCGGCGCCGGCAAGAGCCAGACCACCCGCTACATCAGCAACATCCTCAAGAGCCTGGGCAAGAAGGTGGTCGCCATCCGCCACCCCATGCCCTACGGCGATCTGGCCGCCCAGGCCTGTCAGCGCTTCGCCGCCTATTCCGATCTCGATCTGCACAAGTGCACCATCGAGGAGCGCGAGGAGTACGAGCCGCACATCGACAATGGCTTCGTCATCTACTCCGGCGTGGACTACGAGCAGATCATCCGGAGCGCCGAGAAGGAAGCAGACGTCATCCTGTGGGACGGCGGCAACAACGACCTGCCCTTCTACACCTGCGATCTGCACATTGTGATCGCCGATCCCCTGCGGCCCGGCCATGAGTCCATCTACCATCCCGGCGAGGCCAACTTCCGCCGCGCCGATGTCATCGTCATCAACAAGTGCGACTCGGCCAAGGAGCTGGACATCAAGGGCATCGAGGCCGCCGCGGCCAAGCTCAACCCCAAGGCTGTGGTCATCCGCGCCAACAGCCCCGTCACCTGCACCAAGCCCGAGATGGTCAAGGGCAAGAGCGTGCTGGTGATCGAGGACGGCCCCACCCTCACCCACGGTTCCATGACCTATGGCGCCGGTGTGGTGGCCGCGAAGAACTGCGGCGCGGGCCGCATCGTCGACCCCATGCCCTATGCCGTGGCGTCCATCGCCGCCACCTACCGGAAGTACCCCAACGCCCAGGGCATCCTGCCCGCCATGGGCTACGGCGAGGCCCAGATCAAGGATCTGGAAAACACCATCGAAGCCACGCCCTGCGACGTGGTGCTCTCCGCCACGCCCATCGACATCACCCGCGTGCTGAAGGTGAACAAGCCCATGCTGCGCGCCACCTATGATCTGGCCGAAGTGAAGCCCGGCCAGCTGGAAGTGGAAGTGAAGAAGGCGTTGGCCAAGTAG
- a CDS encoding NADH:flavin oxidoreductase/NADH oxidase, with protein MSRLFQPLTLRGLTLPNRIAVSPMCQYSSVEGLPTDWHLVHYGGLAQGGAGLVIAEAAAVLPEGRITADDLGIWNGAQAEALARIVRFMHAQGAVSGIQLAHAGRKASTPAPWKGSGGSIPVSAGGWTPVGPSALPFDATWAVPTVLDEAGLQGVIRAFADAARRSLDAGFLVAEIHAAHGYLLHQFLSPLSNRREDRYGGSFENRTRLLKEVTEAVRGVWPERLPLFVRLSATDWSEGGWNLEQSIELAKALKGLGVDLVDCSSGGLVPRAEIPLGPGYQVPFAARIRAEAGLPTGAVGLITDPEQAEQILAQESADLVLLARELLRDSRWPLRAAQVLGAEVPWPAPYARAAKGPVPLRQALTSFTQPTP; from the coding sequence ATGTCCCGCCTCTTCCAACCCCTCACCCTGCGCGGCCTCACACTGCCCAACCGCATCGCCGTCTCACCCATGTGCCAGTATTCGTCCGTGGAAGGCCTACCCACCGACTGGCACCTGGTGCACTACGGCGGCCTGGCCCAGGGCGGCGCGGGGCTGGTGATCGCCGAGGCCGCGGCCGTGCTGCCCGAGGGCCGCATCACCGCCGATGATCTCGGCATCTGGAACGGCGCCCAGGCCGAAGCCCTGGCCCGCATCGTGCGCTTCATGCACGCCCAGGGCGCCGTCTCCGGCATCCAGCTGGCCCACGCCGGGCGCAAGGCCTCCACGCCCGCGCCCTGGAAGGGCAGCGGCGGCAGCATCCCGGTCAGCGCGGGCGGCTGGACGCCCGTGGGGCCCAGCGCCCTGCCCTTCGACGCCACCTGGGCCGTGCCCACGGTCCTTGATGAGGCGGGCCTTCAGGGTGTGATCCGGGCCTTCGCCGATGCGGCGCGCCGCTCCCTGGACGCGGGCTTCCTCGTGGCGGAAATCCACGCCGCCCACGGCTACCTGCTGCACCAGTTCCTGTCGCCCCTGTCGAACCGCCGCGAGGATCGCTACGGCGGCAGCTTCGAGAACCGCACCCGCCTGCTGAAGGAGGTCACCGAGGCCGTGCGCGGCGTCTGGCCTGAGCGACTGCCCCTCTTCGTGCGCCTGTCCGCCACCGACTGGAGCGAGGGCGGCTGGAACCTGGAGCAATCCATCGAGCTGGCCAAGGCGCTGAAGGGCCTGGGCGTCGATCTGGTGGATTGCAGCTCCGGCGGGCTGGTCCCGCGGGCCGAGATCCCCTTGGGCCCCGGCTACCAGGTGCCCTTCGCTGCGCGCATCCGCGCCGAGGCGGGCCTGCCCACGGGCGCCGTGGGCCTCATCACCGATCCGGAACAGGCCGAGCAGATCCTGGCCCAGGAATCCGCCGACCTGGTGCTGCTGGCCCGGGAACTGCTGCGCGACAGCCGTTGGCCCCTGCGCGCCGCCCAGGTCCTCGGTGCCGAAGTGCCCTGGCCCGCCCCCTACGCGAGGGCAGCCAAGGGCCCCGTGCCCCTGCGGCAGGCCCTGACCTCCTTCACCCAGCCAACCCCATGA
- a CDS encoding ROK family protein: MDLQRDPRIVLTLDAGGTNFVFSAMQGGREIIEPIQRPSFAEALPACLASIVEGFEAVKARLEAPPVAISFAFPGPADYPNGVIGDLNNLPAFRGGVPLGPMLQAHFGVPAFINNDGNLFAYGEALAGLLPEVNAKLAAAGLSKRFKNLFGVTLGTGFGGGLVVDGRLFLGDNAAGAEIWCMRNKLDPGCPAEEGVSIRAVRSAYAEAAGLPLEAAPDPKTIFHIAEGLAEGHRAAAREAFWRLGEVAGDTLANISAVVDSLVVVGGGLSGAASFILPPLVQEMNGTLRAKAGGTFPRLEVQAFNLEDPEHLARFVKGQEVQLPVPGTDRTATYDALKRIGVGVTRLGTSRATSVGAYAFALQALDR; the protein is encoded by the coding sequence ATGGATTTGCAACGGGACCCACGCATCGTCCTGACCCTTGACGCTGGAGGGACGAACTTCGTCTTTTCCGCCATGCAGGGAGGGCGGGAGATCATCGAACCCATCCAACGCCCCTCTTTCGCAGAGGCCCTTCCAGCCTGCCTGGCTTCCATCGTGGAGGGCTTTGAAGCCGTCAAGGCGCGGCTGGAGGCACCGCCCGTGGCCATCAGTTTCGCCTTCCCGGGGCCGGCCGATTATCCCAATGGCGTCATCGGCGACTTGAACAACCTGCCAGCCTTCCGGGGTGGCGTTCCCCTCGGCCCCATGCTGCAGGCGCACTTCGGTGTTCCCGCCTTCATCAACAACGACGGCAACCTCTTCGCCTATGGCGAGGCGCTGGCCGGGCTGCTGCCTGAGGTCAATGCCAAACTCGCGGCAGCGGGCCTCAGCAAGCGGTTCAAGAACCTCTTCGGGGTGACGCTTGGCACGGGGTTCGGCGGAGGCTTGGTGGTGGACGGGCGGCTGTTTCTGGGTGACAACGCCGCGGGGGCGGAGATCTGGTGCATGCGGAACAAGCTGGATCCCGGCTGCCCCGCCGAGGAGGGCGTGAGCATCCGCGCCGTGCGGTCGGCCTATGCGGAGGCCGCGGGCCTCCCGCTGGAGGCCGCCCCCGATCCCAAGACCATCTTCCACATTGCCGAGGGCCTGGCCGAGGGTCACCGAGCAGCCGCCCGCGAGGCCTTCTGGCGCCTGGGGGAAGTGGCGGGGGATACCCTGGCCAACATCAGCGCGGTGGTGGACAGCCTGGTGGTGGTGGGCGGTGGCCTCTCCGGCGCCGCGTCCTTCATCCTGCCGCCCCTGGTGCAGGAGATGAACGGCACCCTGCGGGCCAAGGCCGGCGGCACCTTCCCCCGCCTGGAGGTGCAGGCCTTCAACCTGGAGGACCCCGAGCACCTGGCCCGCTTCGTGAAGGGGCAGGAGGTGCAGCTGCCTGTGCCGGGCACCGACCGCACGGCCACCTACGATGCCCTGAAGCGCATAGGGGTGGGCGTCACCCGCCTGGGCACCAGCCGCGCCACGTCGGTGGGCGCCTACGCCTTCGCCCTGCAGGCCCTCGACCGCTGA